Proteins from one Telopea speciosissima isolate NSW1024214 ecotype Mountain lineage chromosome 1, Tspe_v1, whole genome shotgun sequence genomic window:
- the LOC122648554 gene encoding vacuolar protein sorting-associated protein 55 homolog, whose product MFSASILLQILACAIYNNWWPMLTALMYVLVPMPCLFFGGGSTHFLTSRDGGGWIDAAKFLTGASAVGSIAIPAILRHANLIETGAMFIEFTSFFILVCTVLCFHRVSLEDDW is encoded by the exons GCTTGTGCAATATACAACAACTGGTGGCCAATGTTAACAG CTTTAATGTATGTTCTAGTGCCTATGCCATGTTTGTTCTTTGGAGGTGGCTCCACTCATTTCTTGACCAGTAGGGATGGTGGGGG CTGGATAGATGCTGCAAAGTTCCTTACAGGGGCATCCGCTGTTGGGAGCATTGCCATTCCTGCAATCCTGAGGCACGCTAATTTGATAGAGACAGGTGCCATGTTCATAGAGTTCACTTCTTTCTTCATCCTCGTCTGTACTGTCTTGTGTTTTCACCGTGTTAGTCTTGAAGATGATTGGTGA